GTCGTGCGCGCTGTTGCCGAGGCAGGCCGAGATGACATAGCGCTGTACACTGGCAACGACGATAATATCCTCATCGATTTGGTGACTCCTTATCGCTGTGCCACAGGAGCGCGCGTGGTGGAGCGCCGCATCGTGGGCGGACTGCTCGGGCATTGGGCGGTATGGACGCGCACGGCGGTGCGGCTATGGCTGGATTGCCGCAAAATTGCCCAGGCGGGCGGGTCGGTTCCCCGCGAACTGCTGACAAGAAACGCCGAAGTCACCGATGCCAACGCGGCTTTCTTTGACGCGGCGAACGGGTTTGCGGGGTGCATAGCCGGGCTCCACGAGGTGCTCCGCCGTCAAGGACTCCTGAAGAATATCTGTTGCCTCGACCCGCGAGAAACGCTCAGTCCCGGGCAGCTTGAGGAGATTGACCGGGTTTACGCAGGATATCCGCACCTGAACGATGATGATTTCGTTGCGGAACACCGCGACGCTTGGCTGAGCGATTGAGTACATCGCATGTCTTTCATCAACGCGGGAGAACAAAACATGAAACACCGGGCAGATGGGGCGATGGAACGCCGCACATTCTTCGGCGCATCGCTTGCGGCGGCGCTGGCCGCGCGGAGCGCGTCCGCCGTGAAAGACGCGGCGCCGCAAGCCCGCGAGGAGGATAGAGACATGCCAGAGGTTTCGTACTGGATGCACGGGTTCGGTGGAGACCCCAAGACTACGGCGGCGGCGTTGAAAGAAGCGGGTTTCGATATAGTCGTCGCGGGAGGAGACGTCGTCATCGCGGCCGTGAACGAAGCAGGCATGCAAGCGTGGCTCTGCGGCGGCGCGTTCGGCTACGGCGGCCTCGAAAACGAAGACAGCCACAAGGCCGTGGATATCCTCGGCGAAACGCAGGTCTG
The nucleotide sequence above comes from Candidatus Hydrogenedentota bacterium. Encoded proteins:
- a CDS encoding dihydrodipicolinate synthase family protein, with translation VVRAVAEAGRDDIALYTGNDDNILIDLVTPYRCATGARVVERRIVGGLLGHWAVWTRTAVRLWLDCRKIAQAGGSVPRELLTRNAEVTDANAAFFDAANGFAGCIAGLHEVLRRQGLLKNICCLDPRETLSPGQLEEIDRVYAGYPHLNDDDFVAEHRDAWLSD